The Bacteroides fragilis NCTC 9343 genome includes the window ATGTACAGGTAGCTGTATCCGAACCAGTTAAGCCGGTAGGAACGACGAGTATTAACCCTGTTTCGGGCTATTTGGCAAAGAATACTGATCCGGTGATTGTTCCGGAGGTATCCTCCCTGGTAGAGAAGCGACCGGAGGCAGTGACGGAGGAAAAGAGATCTGAGCCGCAACAGGAAGCAATTGCTGCAATCGAGAAAAAAGAAAGTGCGACGGCGCAGCCTCCAAAGAGGAAAGAAGCGCGGCGACCGTCCGGTAAAGACAAGTATCAGTTGCCTATCGGAGACTCTTCTGCTAAACGTGGTGGTAAATGGTCGATGGGAGTGGGTATCGGTAATGGAGGTGGACTTCCGACAAATGGTTCCGAAAATTTTGCGCCCCGTCCGATGACTAACAGGGTCGACTTGATGACGATCATGAATGGAGCTGTGAGTATTCCTGCCGATCAGGAAGTTATATTTGAAGAAGGAGTCCCTTACCTGAAGTCCAATACAACTGCCGTGGTGGATTATGAACATCATCAGCCGGTTAGCTTCGGACTGTCTGTACGTAAGTCTCTTCCCAAAGGTTTCTCTGTAGAGACGGGATTGACTTATACGTTGTTGTCTTCTGACATCAAACGGCAGGGGGATACCAAGATGCAGAGTCAGAAATTGCATTATATAGGTATTCCTGTACGTGGAAACTGGAATTTTCTGGAAAAGAAATATTTTACACTCTATGTATCTGCCGGAGGAATGGTTGAAAAGTGTGTTTATGGAAAGTTGGCGGATGATAAGGTGAATGTGAAGCCTTTGCAATTTTCTGTAGCCGGTGCCGTGGGAGCGCAATTCAATGCGACAGATCATGTCGGCCTATATGTGGAACCGGGAGTTTCGTATTTCTTTGATGATGGCTCCAAAGTACAAACCATCCGAAAAGAAAGGCCTTGTAACTTTAACTTGCAGGCAGGATTGCGATTCACTTATTAAAGTAGGATGGCAAAAAATATGCCGGTTACATTATCTCCCTGTTCTTGCCTTGTATTGTAATGAATTAAGGCAAGAACAGGGAGACTTTTATATCGTGACTTACAAAATTATAAATAAGTGCAGTCGTCATAATTCACCGCAGAATGAACTTAATCTGTTGATTGCCAATGAATCTTTATCTGTGTAAATTCGTGTAATCTGTGGCGAATACGAATTTCGACACTTATATAAGTCAATTTACTTGTACGGTCCGGAAGTATTGCCTGAATAGTTTTTCAGCCTTTTCTATCTGCTCCGGAGTATTCTCTTTCACTCCTTTCAGCATATATTCTTTGTTCATTGCTTCATATTTGTGAACACCCAAGGTGTGGTAAGGCAATATTTCTACACGCTGAATCATCTGGTACGTTCCAAGATGCTCTCCCAGCTGCCGGATATCGTCTTCGAAGTCACTGTAGCCGGGCACTAATACGTATCGCAACCAGAATGGTTTATGATTGGTTTCAAGCCAGGCTGCGGTTTTCAGGGTCTGCTCGTTGCTTCTTCCGGTTAAAGACTGATGATGTTCCGGATTAAATTCTTTGATATCTAATAAAACCAGATCAGTCAATTCCAATAGTTCCTCTACATCATTGTTCCATAGCCCGCCATTGGTATCAAGGCAAATATGGATTCCTTTTTCCTTTAGTCTTTTAAAAAGTGGGATAAGCGATTTAGCTTGAAAAGTAGGCTCTCCGCCGGAAAAGGTGATACCTCCCTTTTTACCGAAGAAAGCTTTCTGACTGACGGCCATGCGAACTATTTCCTCAGGGTCGGTTGCTGTCCCTCCTTTGGCTTCAATTGTGTCCGGATTGGCACAATAGAGGCAACGGAAGTTACACCCTTGAAGGAAAACGACGAGCCGGAGACCCGGCCCGTCGAATGTTCCCATTGACTCGTATGAGTGTACGTTTATCATTCAATTACATTCTTTCGTGAAAACTGCGGCTGATTACTTCCAACTGATGTTCGCGGCTCAATTTCACGAAATTAACGGCATATCCTGAGACACGGATAGTCAGTTGCGGATACTTTTCGGGATGTTCCATCGCATCCTGCAACATTTCCCGGTTCAGCACGTTTACGTTCAGGTGGTGTGCGCCTTTTGTAAAATATCCGTCCATCATGGTCACCAGATTGTCGATACGGTCTTCTTGTGTTGCTCCCAATGATTTGGGAACGATTGAGAATGTATTGCTGATACCATCCTGTGAGTCGCGATAACGCAACTTGGCTACAGAACTCAGTGAGGCGATTGCACCATTTTTATCACGTCCGTGCATGGGGTTGGCACCGGGAGCAAAGGCAATGCCTTTGGCGCGTCCGTCAGGAGTGGCACCGGTCTTCTTGCCATACATTACGTTCGAAGTGATAGTCAGCAGCGAAAGGGTAGGACGGGCATTCTTATATACGGGGAGTTTCTTTAATTCTTCGCTAAAGAAATATACCAGGTCCACACCCAGGTGGTCTACACGGTCATCGTCATTACCGAAACAAGGGAAAGCACCTTCGATATCGAATCCCTCCGTCAGTCCGATGTCGTTGCGACGGGCTTTCACATGTGCATATTTGATGGCGGACAGTGAATCGATGGCGATTGAGAGTCCGGCTACACCATAAGCGAGGTTAATGCGGGGATCAGTATCCACGAAAGCCATCTGCGCCTTTTCGTAGTAATACTTATCGTGCATGTAATGTATGATATTCATTGCTTCGTTGTATACACGTGCAATTTGTATCAATACTTTCTTATAGTTGGCCATTACTTCTTCGAACTTCAGTGTTTCACCGGTCAATACAGGGATGTCTTTTACCATAACTGTACCTGTATTTTCGCAACGTCCTCCGTTGATAGCCAGTAGCAGGGCTTTGGCAAGGTTGGCACGTGCGCCGAAGAACTGAATCTGCTTTCCGATTTCCTGATATGAAACACAACAAGCGATTCCGTAGTCATCCGATTGACGGACTTCACGCATCAGGTCGTCGTTTTCGTATTGTACGGAAGAAGTGTCGATAGATACTTGTGCACAGAATGCTTTGAAACCTTCGGGTAACTCAGGGCTCCATAGTACAGTCATGTTAGGTTCCGGTGACGGGCCTAAGTTATAAAGTGTCTGCAAGAAGCGGAAAGAAGTTTTAGTAACTTTGGTACGTCCATCATTGAAACGTCCACCGATAGATTCGGTCACCCATGTGGGATCACCCGCAAAAATATCGTTGTACGACTGCATACGCAAGTGGCGTACCATACGGAGTTTGATAACGAATTGGTCGATCAGTTCCTGAGCGAATGTTTCGGTTATCGTACCCTGGCTTAATTCATATTCAAGATAGATGTCGAGGAATGAAGATACATTACCCAGTGACATGGCAGCACCATCCTGCTCTTTTACGGCAGCCAGATAAGCCATATACACCCATTGTACAGCTTCCTGTGCGGTATATGCCGGTCGGCTCAGATCCAAACCATAATATTCGCCCAATACTTTAATCTCTTTCAGGGCCTTGATTTGCTCGGCTACTTCTTCACGAAGACGAATGCGGGCTTCAGTCATAGGACCTGTCAGATTATGCAGATCTTCTTTTTTAGCTTCTATCAGACGGTCAAGACCATAGAGAGCCAGGCGGCGATAATCACCGATGATACGTCCGCGTGCATAGTTGTCGGGAAGTCCGGTAAGGAATCCCAATGAACGGAACGAACGAATTTCTTCGGTATACACATCGAATACCCCATCATTGTGAGTCTTGCGATAGTGAGTGAAGATATCCTTAACTCTGTCATCTACTTCCACTCCGTTTTCACGGCAAGCTTTCATAACCACATTGATTCCGCCAAACGGTTTGATGGCACGTTTTAACACCTGATCGGTCTGTAGTCCGACGATCAGTTCGTTCTCTTTATCGATGTAGCCGGCAGGGTGAGAGGTTATAGTAGATACAGTTGTGTAGTCGAGTGCACGAATACCATTATTGTTTCTCTCTTCTTCGAGAGCTTTGAGACAGTGATTCCAGACAGCTTTGGTGCGTTCGGTAGGTCCTTGCAGGAAAGAAGCATCCCCTTCATAAGGAGTGATGTTGTTACTAACGAAATCCCTTACATTGATTTCTTTGCTCCAAAGTCCATCTTTAAAGGTCTTATTCAGTTCCATAAAATTAATCAGTTAGTGGTTAGTTATCCTTTAGAGCGCGCAAATTTACAACCTTTTTTCGGTTTAGGTATATAAAAGGGTCCTATTTTATGTTGAATAGCATAAAAATACCTATTTATGGGGAGAAGCCAGAGGGCGGTTATTACTTTCAAATATACTTTTCTAATATTTTTTTGCGGAATAATTTGCAAGTTAAAAAATGATTCGTACCTTTGCAGCGCTTTAAGAGAAAAGCACTACTTAACCGTAGTTCTGGAGAGGTGGCAGAGTGGTCGATTGCGGCGGTCTTGAAAACCGTTGTACTGCGAGGTACCCGGGGTTCGAATCCCTGTCTCTCCGCTGAAAACAAAAAAACAAAGTTATAAGTCCTTGAATTTCAATAATTCAAGGACTTTCTTTTTTTAGTATATAACATATCAGTCTGCATAATAAAGAACGAGGAGCAACGTAGATCAATGATAACCCTTGAGGACCTACCTTATATGTAGAATAGTGGGAAAATCGATTTTATTTGTTCCGCTACTTGAGCAGATGTCATTACCACACCGTCGGTGTCTAGTTGTAAATGCAATAGTTGAGGCCTCTTATATAGACCGTTGGCTTGAACGTTACTTTTTAAGGAGCGACACACATTATCAAAGTTTATAAATCAAAGCAAGGTTCTATTTTTTGTATTCCTTTTGTAAGATATATAGTCGGGCTATTCCTTTATTTCAGTGTTTTGCTATCCTCTAATTCATTATACTACATTCTTTTTTACTTTTTTCTATATATCAGTAATTGACCTGAGGTCGACATTATTTAAAAGATTTTCAGTTGTCGTCATTTGTGAAATTTACACCAATGGCTGGTTGTTTTTTAAAGAGACAATAAACGGTAATGGCTGATAGCGTGTTGGCTATGAAATGAATACTAACTTTATCTTCGGTGACTATAGTGGTAAGTTGTTAAATCTTATGATTGAATATTCTAACTTAAATGATTTTATTGCTGTATTCCTATTTTTTTAAGATAACAGATTGATGAATTATATCGTATTCACGTTAAATTAAATAATTTATGAGTGATGAAAATCAAAGCTTTTGTCTATCTTTGTAAATAGACTTAATTCTAAAATAAATAGTATGGCAAAAGAGTTGAATTTTACATTGGAAGGTGTACAAGGTGATTTAAAGTTGAAATACGGTCCTTTTAATCAACGTTTATACCAAGACGGAAGAGAGATCAAAAAACAAGGACGATTCAATCCGAAATATTATGTGATTAACACCAATGGGGAAAAAGAAGAAATAAAGGTTGTCTATGGTTTTGATTTTGTCCATGTCGCTGTGTTCCGCGGACAGAAAATCGATCTGGAGGAACGGCTATCTATCCGCGAATACATAGTGGGCGGTCTGCCTGTGTTACTTGTCTTTCTAGGTGGGTTGATTGGAGCCTTGTTCGGCATCATGGGTGCTACGTTCAATTATAATCATATGCGGCAGGAAAAGTCTTTTATGAAACAACTGCTTGTTTCCCTGGGCGTTTCCATACTCTGCTATGTAGCTTATTTTATATTTGCTATTGGTGTCCAGTTGATAGTGGCTAGATAGGCTGGAAAGTAAAAGAAAGGTGGCTTCGCGGTTATTCCGTATGCCACCTTTTTTAGTAAACTTCTGAATGTCCTCCCCACGGATGATGGCAACTATCCATATTGGGAAAAGTAAAAACAGGCGAAAGGAAAAATGAAAACTGTATTTTCTCTGTATTCTTTCGGGAGATTCCCGTTTTTTATCAATTCCCGTAGGTACCGATTAATCCATTCGTTGTGATAGTTTCTGCACTTATTTTCAGTTTCCGGCATCTACTGTTATTATAGAACCGGATATGTGCTTTTCCCTCCTTATCCGGAGTGACAGACGGATTCCAGTATAATGTACGACGATAGTCGGGGACAGGAGGGAGCACAGAATAATTGGGGTGATAGAATTCTTTAACTTGGCTGTAACCGTCGAGCCATGTTTTTCGGACACCTTTCCCTGCTTCTGTCGGTATCTTACCTTCCGGATATGTTTCGATCAGTACGGCACAACTGTATAAGTCGGATACATCGAACGGGGTCAATCGCGGATCTGCATACTGGCAAATCGTAGATAGATTTTCAGTGATATAAATCGATTTAATGGCTTCGAGTCTTATATATTTGTATTTATTATAATCCATTTCTGTATGCCGGGTGCGTTCATAGTTGATTACGAAAAGTGGCATTTTACTTTTATAATACAGGTAATTTCGTCCTGAAACAGGACTGAAATTTTTATTCATGTTCATCATAAGTTCGTGTATGTCGTCACCAATAAATTTTCCACTGTCTTTTATGTCGTCCAGTTCGGAATGTACATCATAATAAGCAATCGATTTCGAACGGCTTTCATATATCTCTTTTTCTTTGGTTCTCTTTTTGGCTTTGATAGTTACCTCTTTTAAACGGTAGTTCTTTTCATGGTTACCTGTCTTTGCCAGCGAATCTGCGTAAGCGGCAAAGAAGGTTTCGATATCCTCTTCAGGTAGGGGAGTGGTTTCCACTTCGGGCATAAGTTCTTTCTCTTTTTCTGCATTGGCAATGCTTACCTGCATATCCGCATAATGATATTTTCGGGGGGCAGGACTGAATAGCCTATCCAATAAAATACGGTAATCTTTCTTTTTTCTATTGACTGTAACTGCCAATATCAAGTCCCATTTTCCATATATATCGGATATTAGTGAGAAGTGTCCTAAACTATCTGTAGTGATGGCTTCGATGAAACTGCTGTTTTCCTCATTCTCCCCGCGTTTCTTCAGGAAGCAGGACACTTCTACGTTAGGCTTGGGAAGTTGCCGGACGAAAGAGACAACCTGCCCTCGCGTTTCGATACCTTGCTCCGGTCCGTATTTAAGGTCAAGAGACTCAATTCCTGTCATTTGTTTCCAAGAGTAGCGGCGCCATCCCTGCACTCTTAATAAGAGATCGATTGCCTTGCGGCGTGTATCGTCCCGGGATTTGAAATAATATTGGGGATTGTTGACATATCCTTTTATTTCGGACATTAATAAAAGATCGGTCAACATATTGTGCCCTGATTCTACTTCATTCATGCCGTCTCTCACAGATAGGGCAAATGGGGTTTGTACCGGAATCTTTTCTTTTCCGGTCAGGGTGAATTCAAGGTTTA containing:
- a CDS encoding outer membrane beta-barrel protein yields the protein MKEDEKWIKAFKDKLEDYSEPMPASGWERLERELMPVTEKRIYPYRRWAVAAAAVVLVLTTAVSLYFLNSPVADEIRYATAPSLAVNPDVLPEPALPDVQVAVSEPVKPVGTTSINPVSGYLAKNTDPVIVPEVSSLVEKRPEAVTEEKRSEPQQEAIAAIEKKESATAQPPKRKEARRPSGKDKYQLPIGDSSAKRGGKWSMGVGIGNGGGLPTNGSENFAPRPMTNRVDLMTIMNGAVSIPADQEVIFEEGVPYLKSNTTAVVDYEHHQPVSFGLSVRKSLPKGFSVETGLTYTLLSSDIKRQGDTKMQSQKLHYIGIPVRGNWNFLEKKYFTLYVSAGGMVEKCVYGKLADDKVNVKPLQFSVAGAVGAQFNATDHVGLYVEPGVSYFFDDGSKVQTIRKERPCNFNLQAGLRFTY
- the pflA gene encoding pyruvate formate-lyase-activating protein — protein: MINVHSYESMGTFDGPGLRLVVFLQGCNFRCLYCANPDTIEAKGGTATDPEEIVRMAVSQKAFFGKKGGITFSGGEPTFQAKSLIPLFKRLKEKGIHICLDTNGGLWNNDVEELLELTDLVLLDIKEFNPEHHQSLTGRSNEQTLKTAAWLETNHKPFWLRYVLVPGYSDFEDDIRQLGEHLGTYQMIQRVEILPYHTLGVHKYEAMNKEYMLKGVKENTPEQIEKAEKLFRQYFRTVQVN
- the pflB gene encoding formate C-acetyltransferase gives rise to the protein MELNKTFKDGLWSKEINVRDFVSNNITPYEGDASFLQGPTERTKAVWNHCLKALEEERNNNGIRALDYTTVSTITSHPAGYIDKENELIVGLQTDQVLKRAIKPFGGINVVMKACRENGVEVDDRVKDIFTHYRKTHNDGVFDVYTEEIRSFRSLGFLTGLPDNYARGRIIGDYRRLALYGLDRLIEAKKEDLHNLTGPMTEARIRLREEVAEQIKALKEIKVLGEYYGLDLSRPAYTAQEAVQWVYMAYLAAVKEQDGAAMSLGNVSSFLDIYLEYELSQGTITETFAQELIDQFVIKLRMVRHLRMQSYNDIFAGDPTWVTESIGGRFNDGRTKVTKTSFRFLQTLYNLGPSPEPNMTVLWSPELPEGFKAFCAQVSIDTSSVQYENDDLMREVRQSDDYGIACCVSYQEIGKQIQFFGARANLAKALLLAINGGRCENTGTVMVKDIPVLTGETLKFEEVMANYKKVLIQIARVYNEAMNIIHYMHDKYYYEKAQMAFVDTDPRINLAYGVAGLSIAIDSLSAIKYAHVKARRNDIGLTEGFDIEGAFPCFGNDDDRVDHLGVDLVYFFSEELKKLPVYKNARPTLSLLTITSNVMYGKKTGATPDGRAKGIAFAPGANPMHGRDKNGAIASLSSVAKLRYRDSQDGISNTFSIVPKSLGATQEDRIDNLVTMMDGYFTKGAHHLNVNVLNREMLQDAMEHPEKYPQLTIRVSGYAVNFVKLSREHQLEVISRSFHERM